The following proteins are co-located in the Sporosarcina pasteurii genome:
- a CDS encoding transglycosylase domain-containing protein, with translation MRRMERRQQEKQLNASKKWSNYKKNTRILIIGMLSVIICGLIVVNLLIASSDVSILDEPEPRPTFIYDQNGEIASKISNSNIEGVRLEQIPQELIEAVISVEDQRFYKHNGINYIGIARAFTQNLRKGEVVAGGSTITQQLSKNVFLTHERTYSRKFKELILTKKIERTYSKRDIMERYLNQIYLGEGAWGVQRAAQIYFGKDISELTLNESATLAGLIKAPSYLSPYKDLEKSVKRRNIVLSLMKSEGYISQAEFDEAIGQEIVLADQTTMDYKGKYPYYIDLIIDEAVDKYGLTKNEVLSGGLHIYTELNPVIQDALEDVYEDDRYFPESKPNQLIQSASVFLNPKTGGISALVGGRGEYTHGRFNNATKLIRQPGSILKPIAVYTSALERDYQISDMLVDEPININGYSPKNFDKQYRGEVTMYDAVAHSYNIPPVWLLDKIGIENGVRTVERFGIPLEANDLNLSLALGGLDQGTSPLRMAQAFSAFANDGVMMEAHAILEIKDSEGVVIGQWHEQSTQVTDAKVAQQMTYMLQGAVEVGTAQKAQITGMEVAGKTGTTQLPFPDISGSKDHWFVGYTPDIVGAVWLGYDKTDTEHYLTSTSSVTAPPIFQEVLSRSISELPTKHFDLPLMGKFKKELEKQKEKMRKKERRQEKERKKQEKEELKEQKKRENERRKREEKDKKEREKREKKAEKEKKKQEKKKEREKEKENKWKD, from the coding sequence ATGAGAAGGATGGAACGAAGGCAACAAGAAAAACAATTGAATGCAAGCAAGAAATGGTCTAACTATAAAAAAAATACTCGAATATTAATTATCGGAATGCTAAGTGTAATCATTTGTGGATTGATCGTTGTGAATCTATTAATTGCATCAAGTGATGTAAGTATACTAGATGAACCTGAACCGAGACCGACATTTATTTACGATCAAAACGGAGAAATCGCTAGTAAGATTTCTAATTCAAACATTGAGGGAGTTCGGCTTGAACAGATTCCACAAGAGCTAATTGAAGCAGTCATCTCTGTTGAGGATCAACGATTTTATAAACATAATGGGATTAATTATATCGGGATTGCACGGGCATTTACACAAAACTTGCGAAAAGGGGAAGTGGTTGCTGGCGGTAGTACAATTACGCAACAGCTTTCCAAAAATGTGTTTTTAACACATGAACGTACGTACTCGCGTAAATTTAAAGAGTTGATTCTTACGAAGAAAATTGAGAGAACGTATTCTAAAAGAGACATTATGGAACGTTACTTAAATCAAATTTATTTAGGTGAAGGCGCATGGGGTGTTCAACGTGCCGCGCAAATCTATTTTGGTAAAGATATAAGTGAATTAACGTTAAACGAGTCCGCGACATTAGCAGGATTAATTAAAGCACCATCCTATTTATCTCCTTATAAAGACTTAGAGAAATCGGTTAAACGACGCAACATTGTTTTATCATTAATGAAAAGTGAAGGGTATATTAGTCAAGCGGAGTTTGATGAAGCAATCGGCCAAGAAATTGTGTTAGCCGATCAAACAACGATGGATTATAAAGGGAAATATCCTTATTATATCGACCTGATCATTGACGAGGCCGTCGACAAGTACGGGTTAACGAAAAACGAGGTTTTATCTGGTGGATTACATATTTATACGGAATTAAATCCAGTCATCCAAGATGCTCTTGAAGATGTGTATGAGGATGATCGTTATTTTCCGGAGAGTAAGCCCAATCAACTCATTCAAAGCGCTTCAGTTTTCCTCAACCCTAAAACGGGCGGAATTAGTGCATTGGTTGGGGGGAGAGGAGAATATACGCATGGGAGATTTAATAATGCGACCAAACTGATTAGACAACCGGGATCAATTTTGAAACCAATTGCCGTCTACACTTCAGCATTAGAACGAGATTATCAAATTTCGGATATGCTTGTTGATGAACCAATCAATATAAATGGCTATTCACCTAAAAATTTTGATAAACAATACCGAGGAGAAGTGACAATGTACGATGCAGTCGCTCATTCGTATAATATTCCCCCTGTCTGGCTCTTGGATAAAATAGGAATTGAAAATGGTGTGCGTACCGTTGAACGATTTGGAATTCCGTTGGAAGCAAATGATCTTAATCTTAGTTTAGCACTAGGGGGCCTAGACCAAGGTACTTCGCCCCTGCGAATGGCCCAAGCTTTCTCGGCATTTGCGAATGATGGGGTGATGATGGAAGCCCATGCGATTTTAGAAATAAAAGATTCAGAAGGCGTAGTCATTGGACAATGGCATGAACAGTCTACACAAGTAACAGATGCAAAAGTGGCTCAGCAAATGACCTATATGTTACAAGGTGCTGTAGAAGTTGGCACGGCTCAGAAAGCACAAATTACAGGGATGGAGGTGGCTGGGAAAACTGGCACTACACAGTTACCATTCCCGGATATTAGTGGATCAAAGGATCATTGGTTTGTTGGGTATACACCAGATATAGTGGGTGCTGTTTGGTTGGGCTATGATAAAACAGATACCGAACATTACTTAACATCAACAAGTAGTGTCACAGCTCCGCCAATTTTTCAAGAAGTTTTATCAAGGTCTATTAGTGAATTACCTACTAAGCATTTTGACTTACCATTAATGGGGAAATTTAAAAAAGAACTAGAGAAACAAAAAGAGAAAATGAGGAAGAAAGAGCGCCGTCAAGAAAAAGAAAGGAAGAAACAAGAGAAAGAAGAATTGAAAGAACAGAAAAAAAGAGAGAATGAGAGGCGGAAGAGAGAAGAAAAAGACAAAAAGGAAAGAGAAAAGCGAGAGAAGAAAGCCGAAAAAGAAAAGAAGAAACAAGAGAAAAAGAAAGAAAGAGAGAAAGAAAAAGAAAATAAGTGGAAAGATTGA
- a CDS encoding methionine ABC transporter permease yields the protein MSPELFNEFGIAFLETAWMLAISVTFSVLIGVPLGIGLFVTSEGMFWQSQVLQNISGTIINIIRSIPFVILLVVLLPLTKLIVGTSMGPTAASLSLTVAGIPFYARLVENSLREIDKGVIEAAESCGASPWLIIRKVLLPESKSGLIGGLTVTVISLLSYSAMAGMVGGGGIGDLAIRFGYYRYQNEVMAITVVFLIFLVQLIQFLGDRAANAADKR from the coding sequence ATGTCTCCTGAATTATTCAATGAATTTGGGATTGCATTTTTGGAAACAGCCTGGATGCTAGCCATATCCGTCACTTTTTCTGTGCTCATCGGCGTCCCACTCGGCATTGGACTTTTTGTAACTAGTGAAGGAATGTTTTGGCAAAGTCAAGTGCTCCAAAATATATCCGGAACCATCATCAATATTATTCGTTCCATTCCTTTCGTCATACTACTTGTCGTACTGCTACCATTGACAAAACTAATTGTCGGTACGTCAATGGGCCCTACCGCAGCAAGCTTATCGCTAACTGTGGCTGGCATTCCATTTTACGCACGATTAGTGGAAAATTCATTACGAGAAATTGATAAAGGTGTCATTGAAGCAGCTGAATCTTGCGGCGCTTCCCCGTGGTTGATTATTCGAAAAGTATTGCTGCCTGAGTCGAAGTCAGGGCTTATCGGTGGTTTGACAGTAACGGTGATTAGTTTATTAAGTTATTCCGCGATGGCAGGAATGGTTGGTGGCGGCGGTATCGGGGACTTAGCGATACGCTTCGGCTATTATCGTTATCAAAATGAAGTCATGGCCATTACCGTTGTTTTCCTAATCTTCCTCGTTCAATTAATTCAATTTTTGGGTGACCGTGCAGCAAATGCCGCTGATAAAAGGTAA
- a CDS encoding methionine ABC transporter ATP-binding protein has protein sequence MIELVNVTKTYENVTAVDNVNLTIPKGEIFGIIGYSGAGKSTLLRCINLLEKPTEGQVLINHTDLTALSKLEVRKERLKIGMIFQHFHLISSAKVYDNIAFSMLAAGKTKDEIKERVPELLEMVGLSDRADHFPAQLSGGQKQRVGIARALANDPTVLLCDEATSALDPNTTASILKLLKEINERLGITIVLITHEMEVVQQICHRVAVMEDGKVIEVNEAYELFADPQTPLAKQFVQTVHSLTLPDRLLAARTGSIVQITFRGHSAEDSIISETINRFKVIVNILHGQINYIQDRPLGILIVEIKGDAPEIKRAIEYIINRTNHLEVIANVS, from the coding sequence TTGATTGAACTCGTGAATGTTACGAAAACGTATGAAAATGTCACAGCCGTTGACAATGTCAACCTAACAATCCCCAAAGGAGAAATCTTTGGCATCATCGGTTATAGTGGCGCTGGAAAAAGCACGTTACTAAGATGTATTAATTTACTTGAAAAACCGACGGAAGGTCAAGTGCTTATAAATCACACAGATTTAACCGCTTTATCTAAATTAGAAGTACGGAAAGAGCGTTTGAAAATCGGAATGATTTTTCAACACTTTCATTTAATAAGTTCTGCGAAAGTGTATGACAACATTGCCTTTTCGATGTTGGCAGCTGGAAAGACGAAAGATGAAATCAAAGAGCGCGTTCCAGAGTTACTTGAAATGGTTGGTCTTTCCGATCGTGCAGACCATTTCCCCGCTCAATTATCTGGCGGACAGAAACAGCGTGTCGGCATTGCACGCGCACTGGCAAACGACCCAACTGTTCTACTCTGCGATGAAGCAACATCCGCACTGGACCCGAACACTACAGCTTCTATATTGAAACTATTAAAAGAAATCAATGAGAGGCTTGGCATTACCATCGTCCTCATTACACACGAAATGGAAGTTGTCCAACAAATTTGCCATCGAGTTGCTGTTATGGAGGATGGAAAAGTAATCGAAGTAAATGAGGCATACGAGTTGTTTGCTGACCCACAAACGCCACTTGCGAAACAATTTGTGCAAACCGTTCATTCACTAACATTGCCGGATCGTTTATTAGCAGCAAGGACTGGATCGATTGTTCAAATCACATTCCGTGGCCATTCTGCAGAAGATAGTATCATCTCGGAAACGATTAACCGTTTTAAAGTCATCGTCAATATCTTGCATGGCCAAATTAATTATATCCAAGATCGTCCGTTAGGGATTCTTATCGTTGAAATAAAAGGTGATGCGCCCGAAATCAAACGCGCAATTGAGTATATTATAAACAGGACGAATCATTTGGAGGTGATTGCCAATGTCTCCTGA
- a CDS encoding MetQ/NlpA family ABC transporter substrate-binding protein, with the protein MRKIILNLVVLSTLLILAACTSSEASGDKKELKIGATSGPYADQLRESIIPLLEKDGYTVKLVEFNDYIQPNRALDEGSIDANVFQTSVYLEAFNKEHNTNLAIGDAVPTAPIGLYSEKHKDVSDVKEGMKLILSNDPVSMARALQMLDRFGWITLAGEIDQSRASENDIVENKYNLEIIAMDGAQLPRSLGDTDFAFINGNFALASGLNLEDAVLLEDTPPEFMNNIAFREDDLEESFAEAILNAYHSEAFLQYTNEQNAGFTKPDYQK; encoded by the coding sequence ATGAGAAAAATCATATTGAATTTGGTAGTATTATCCACATTGCTCATCCTTGCTGCTTGTACGTCCAGTGAGGCGAGTGGCGACAAAAAAGAGTTGAAAATCGGCGCAACGTCAGGACCGTACGCGGATCAATTAAGAGAAAGTATCATTCCATTACTAGAAAAAGACGGTTATACCGTAAAACTCGTTGAATTCAATGACTATATCCAACCAAATCGTGCATTAGATGAAGGCAGTATCGATGCAAACGTCTTTCAAACATCCGTTTATTTAGAAGCTTTTAATAAAGAACATAACACGAATTTAGCAATTGGAGATGCTGTACCTACCGCACCAATCGGTCTTTATTCTGAAAAACATAAAGACGTTTCTGATGTGAAAGAAGGGATGAAGTTAATCTTATCAAACGATCCAGTTAGTATGGCAAGAGCTCTTCAAATGCTAGATCGATTTGGATGGATCACACTTGCTGGTGAAATTGACCAGTCCCGAGCCTCTGAAAACGACATCGTTGAGAACAAGTATAATTTAGAAATTATTGCGATGGATGGTGCACAGCTCCCCCGCTCTTTGGGAGATACTGACTTTGCATTCATTAACGGAAATTTCGCACTTGCTTCGGGCTTAAATTTAGAAGATGCCGTTCTGTTAGAAGATACACCGCCTGAATTTATGAATAACATTGCCTTCCGTGAGGATGATTTAGAGGAATCATTTGCAGAAGCAATTTTAAATGCCTATCACTCTGAGGCATTCTTACAATATACAAATGAACAGAATGCGGGATTTACAAAACCTGATTATCAGAAATAG
- a CDS encoding LLM class flavin-dependent oxidoreductase, whose translation MTKKRILLNAFEMNCPSNQSPGLWSHPDGEAHRYTDINYWIEFAKLLEEAQFDSIFLADVLGPYDVYEGKRDASLRQAVQSPINDPLLIVPAMAAVTKNLSFGITASVTHEHPYTFARRMSTLDHLTKGRVGWNVVTSYLKSAALNMGLDEQIAHDERYSIAEEYLEVCYKLWEQSWDEDAVVRDTKRMMYVDPDKVHDIQHKGKYFTVPGAHLCEPSPQRTPVIYQAGLSPRGSAFAAQHAEGIYVSMPTTDIARKFVDKIRGQADEYGRSGKDIKVYSLFTPIVGRTQEEAEAKYEDYKQHISIEGALSLFSGWTGIDLSEYDLDEELQFIENDSMRSRVEIFTKVDPNKKWTIREIGEFVGIGGIGPVVVGTPEKIADEMERWVNEADVDGFNITYAIKPGSFKDFAELVVPALQARGLVREKGEVQETTMRGNLFGTDRLPENHPGKKFSKVTV comes from the coding sequence ATGACTAAAAAGAGAATTTTATTAAACGCATTTGAAATGAACTGCCCAAGTAACCAATCCCCCGGACTTTGGTCACATCCAGACGGAGAAGCACATCGTTATACAGATATCAACTATTGGATTGAGTTTGCAAAATTATTGGAAGAAGCACAGTTTGACTCGATTTTTTTAGCAGATGTCCTCGGACCATATGATGTATACGAAGGGAAAAGAGATGCAAGTCTTAGGCAAGCAGTCCAGTCCCCCATCAATGACCCGCTACTCATCGTTCCGGCCATGGCAGCCGTAACAAAGAATTTATCCTTTGGAATTACTGCGTCCGTCACACATGAACATCCTTATACATTTGCCCGCCGTATGTCAACGTTAGATCATCTAACAAAAGGTCGGGTTGGTTGGAATGTTGTGACGTCTTATTTGAAAAGCGCAGCACTTAATATGGGACTTGATGAACAAATTGCACACGATGAGCGCTATTCAATCGCTGAAGAATATTTGGAGGTTTGTTATAAATTATGGGAACAAAGCTGGGATGAAGATGCTGTCGTTCGGGACACAAAAAGAATGATGTACGTTGACCCTGATAAAGTCCATGACATTCAACATAAAGGAAAGTATTTCACCGTTCCAGGGGCTCATTTATGTGAACCTTCCCCGCAACGTACACCCGTCATTTATCAAGCTGGTTTATCGCCAAGAGGCAGTGCATTTGCCGCACAACACGCTGAAGGAATTTATGTATCGATGCCAACAACTGATATTGCCCGTAAGTTTGTCGATAAAATACGCGGTCAAGCAGATGAATACGGAAGAAGTGGCAAGGACATTAAAGTATACAGCCTCTTTACACCCATCGTCGGCCGAACGCAAGAAGAGGCAGAGGCTAAGTATGAAGATTACAAACAGCATATTAGTATCGAAGGCGCTTTGAGCTTATTTAGCGGATGGACTGGAATCGATTTATCCGAGTACGATTTGGATGAGGAACTACAATTTATTGAGAATGATTCTATGCGTTCGCGTGTCGAGATTTTCACAAAAGTAGATCCAAACAAAAAGTGGACCATTCGCGAGATTGGTGAGTTTGTAGGCATTGGCGGTATCGGTCCTGTAGTGGTTGGAACCCCTGAAAAAATTGCAGATGAAATGGAACGTTGGGTAAATGAAGCCGATGTGGATGGATTCAATATCACCTATGCAATTAAACCAGGCTCCTTTAAAGACTTTGCAGAACTAGTCGTTCCAGCTTTACAAGCGCGCGGATTAGTTCGTGAAAAAGGCGAAGTCCAAGAAACAACAATGCGTGGAAACTTATTTGGAACGGATCGTTTACCAGAAAATCACCCGGGAAAGAAGTTTTCTAAAGTAACTGTTTAA